In Hamadaea flava, a genomic segment contains:
- a CDS encoding alpha/beta hydrolase: protein MIIGYAQLCAADVEAWHAGATAFRRLAQQVEERVAEFDTAAAGLRQDWRGTAADAATVAVADLRELTAACRVPIERTERLLAEHADRVAAARRALLAARTPEAAALAVHAARQSDERTAAALAQLTASMSPPCPPAGPVAVREWWRGLSRTQRELLLLQSPERIGGLDGVPAADRDRANREVLRRERERLSALLASLAGDRHAARERDRVERTLAGLATLADRLARPGAYLLGLDTTGDGRAIVALGDPDRSKNVLTYVPGMGVRLDGQLGTSLDRTAAMAEAATTADPSASTAAILWLGYDTPNSLFEGASADAAHDARAALHDFQDGLAATHQGDLGEQSVVGHSYGALVVGETVRDLGLRADDLVFLGAPGVGVEHAADLHVDPAMVWAASADNDIVGLAAPSIRQFWVEQVWPRYMGDPMPDLWHGHNPADDRFGGRVFEAADNANPISAHLAYWDRGNPALDNVGRIAAGRESEVSSPPPPES, encoded by the coding sequence ATGATCATCGGGTACGCACAACTCTGCGCGGCCGACGTCGAGGCCTGGCACGCCGGGGCGACCGCCTTCCGGCGGCTGGCGCAGCAGGTCGAGGAGCGGGTCGCGGAGTTCGACACGGCTGCGGCCGGGCTCCGGCAGGACTGGCGCGGAACGGCGGCCGACGCGGCCACCGTGGCCGTCGCGGATCTCCGGGAACTGACCGCCGCCTGCCGAGTGCCGATCGAGCGAACCGAGCGACTGCTGGCGGAGCACGCCGACCGGGTGGCCGCCGCTCGCCGGGCATTGCTGGCAGCGCGTACGCCGGAGGCAGCGGCGCTCGCGGTGCACGCCGCGCGGCAGTCCGATGAGCGTACGGCGGCCGCGTTGGCGCAGCTGACCGCGTCGATGAGCCCGCCGTGCCCGCCCGCCGGTCCCGTGGCCGTCCGCGAATGGTGGCGCGGGCTCAGCAGGACCCAACGGGAGCTGCTGCTGCTTCAGTCGCCGGAGCGGATCGGCGGGTTGGACGGCGTACCGGCGGCCGACCGGGACCGGGCGAACCGGGAGGTGCTGCGCCGGGAACGGGAGCGGCTCAGCGCCCTGCTGGCGAGCCTGGCCGGCGACCGGCACGCCGCCCGGGAACGCGACCGGGTCGAGCGGACGCTCGCCGGGCTCGCCACGCTCGCCGACCGGCTCGCCCGCCCGGGTGCGTACCTGTTGGGGTTGGACACGACGGGCGACGGCCGCGCAATCGTGGCCCTCGGCGACCCCGACCGTTCGAAGAACGTGCTGACCTACGTGCCCGGCATGGGCGTACGCCTCGACGGCCAGCTGGGCACGTCCCTCGATCGGACGGCCGCGATGGCCGAGGCGGCGACGACAGCGGACCCGTCGGCGTCGACGGCGGCCATCCTGTGGCTGGGCTATGACACGCCGAACTCCCTGTTCGAGGGGGCTTCGGCCGACGCCGCCCACGACGCCCGCGCGGCCCTCCACGACTTCCAGGACGGGCTGGCCGCGACCCACCAGGGCGACCTCGGCGAGCAGAGCGTCGTGGGGCACTCCTACGGCGCGCTGGTCGTCGGCGAGACCGTACGCGACCTCGGCCTGCGCGCCGACGACCTGGTCTTCCTCGGCGCACCCGGCGTCGGCGTCGAGCATGCGGCCGACCTGCACGTGGATCCGGCGATGGTGTGGGCGGCCAGCGCGGACAACGACATCGTCGGGCTGGCCGCGCCGTCGATCCGGCAGTTCTGGGTGGAGCAGGTCTGGCCGCGCTACATGGGTGATCCGATGCCGGACCTCTGGCATGGGCACAACCCGGCGGACGACCGGTTCGGCGGGCGCGTCTTCGAGGCGGCCGACAACGCCAACCCGATCTCGGCCCACCTGGCGTACTGGGATCGCGGCAATCCGGCGCTGGACAACGTCGGCCGGATCGCCGCGGGACGGGAATCCGAGGTCAGCTCACCGCCGCCGCCGGAATCCTGA
- a CDS encoding holo-ACP synthase, whose product MIVSVGNDVVLVERFRAALERTPHLAQRVFTEAERITRSGHERSAESLAARFAAKEAVAKALGAPQGLHWHDCEVAVDEAGRPWLVVSGTVAQAAAGLGIQRWHLSLSHDGGIASAVVIAERDA is encoded by the coding sequence GTGATCGTGTCGGTCGGCAATGACGTTGTGCTCGTCGAGCGCTTCCGCGCCGCACTCGAGCGCACCCCGCATCTCGCGCAGCGAGTGTTCACCGAGGCCGAGCGCATCACCCGGTCCGGCCACGAGCGGTCGGCGGAATCGCTCGCGGCCCGGTTCGCGGCGAAGGAAGCGGTCGCCAAGGCCCTCGGCGCGCCGCAGGGACTGCACTGGCACGACTGTGAGGTGGCCGTGGACGAGGCGGGCCGGCCCTGGCTGGTGGTCTCGGGCACGGTGGCGCAAGCCGCGGCCGGTCTCGGCATTCAGCGGTGGCATCTGTCGCTGTCGCACGACGGCGGCATCGCATCGGCGGTGGTCATCGCCGAACGAGACGCGTAG
- a CDS encoding NAD(P)H-hydrate dehydratase, with product MRAAWRVADVRAAEKALMATLPPGTLMARAAAGLARRCAITLRSRGRLYGSRVLLLVGTGDNGGDALYAGATLAGQGVAVSAWLTDARRAHVGGLQTFLAAGGRVVTEWPSEVDLVVDGMLGIGATGALRGAALDAATRLAGTTAPVIAVDVPSGVAVDTGDLPGPAVRADVTVTFGVLKPALVVGPAAPLAGQVELVDLGLTMTAAPAVRLAEQADIEKWWPHPDSESDKYSRGVVGLATGSASYPGAALLSTAGALAGPTGMVRYAGSAHSIVATLHPSVVVAPRVSDAGRVQAWVCGSGLSTDQRAREELRAVLAAPLPAVLDADAITMLVDGTHANELRARTAPTVLTPHDGEFKRLAGSAPGEDRVGSALTLAAWTRSVVLLKGDRTIVASPDGESWVNPTGTPSLATAGSGDVLGGLLGSLLAAGLTPVRAAVAAAYLHGLAGRAAAESGSVTSADIATALRTVVPR from the coding sequence ATGAGAGCGGCGTGGCGGGTGGCTGACGTGCGGGCGGCCGAGAAGGCCCTGATGGCGACGCTGCCCCCGGGCACCCTCATGGCGCGGGCCGCCGCCGGGCTGGCCCGGCGCTGCGCGATCACGCTGCGCTCGCGGGGCCGGCTCTACGGCTCGCGGGTCCTGTTGCTGGTCGGCACCGGCGACAACGGCGGCGACGCCTTGTACGCGGGCGCGACGCTCGCCGGTCAAGGAGTGGCGGTCTCGGCCTGGCTGACCGACGCCCGCCGGGCCCATGTCGGCGGGCTGCAGACGTTCCTCGCCGCCGGCGGCCGGGTCGTCACGGAGTGGCCGTCCGAGGTGGACCTCGTCGTCGACGGGATGCTCGGCATCGGCGCCACCGGCGCACTGCGCGGCGCGGCGCTCGACGCGGCGACCCGGCTCGCCGGCACGACCGCGCCGGTGATCGCGGTCGACGTCCCGTCCGGTGTCGCGGTGGACACCGGCGACCTGCCCGGTCCCGCCGTACGCGCGGACGTGACGGTCACCTTCGGCGTCCTCAAACCGGCGCTCGTCGTCGGACCGGCCGCCCCGCTCGCCGGGCAGGTGGAGCTGGTCGACCTCGGCCTGACCATGACCGCCGCCCCGGCGGTACGCCTGGCCGAGCAGGCGGACATCGAGAAGTGGTGGCCGCACCCTGACTCCGAGTCGGACAAATACAGCCGCGGCGTGGTCGGGCTGGCCACGGGGTCGGCGAGCTATCCGGGCGCGGCGCTGCTGTCCACCGCCGGAGCGCTCGCCGGGCCGACCGGCATGGTCCGGTACGCCGGCTCCGCCCACTCGATCGTGGCCACCCTGCACCCGTCGGTCGTCGTGGCGCCCCGCGTCTCGGACGCCGGCCGCGTCCAGGCCTGGGTCTGCGGCAGTGGGCTGTCCACCGACCAGCGGGCCCGCGAGGAACTGCGAGCGGTGCTCGCGGCTCCCCTCCCGGCGGTCCTCGACGCGGACGCGATCACGATGCTGGTCGACGGCACCCACGCGAACGAGCTGCGTGCCCGAACCGCGCCGACCGTGCTCACCCCGCACGACGGGGAGTTCAAGCGGCTGGCCGGCAGCGCGCCGGGGGAGGACCGGGTCGGCTCGGCACTCACCCTGGCCGCCTGGACGCGGTCGGTCGTGCTGCTCAAAGGCGACCGGACGATCGTCGCCAGCCCCGACGGCGAGTCCTGGGTCAACCCGACCGGCACCCCGTCCCTGGCGACGGCGGGCTCGGGCGACGTGCTCGGCGGACTGCTCGGATCACTGCTCGCCGCCGGTCTCACCCCCGTACGCGCTGCCGTCGCGGCCGCCTATCTGCACGGGCTCGCCGGGCGGGCGGCCGCCGAATCCGGCTCGGTGACCAGCGCAGACATCGCCACCGCCCTCCGCACGGTGGTGCCTCGCTGA
- the alr gene encoding alanine racemase, whose protein sequence is MWQAEAVVDLAAIRANVELLKAKTSAEVMAVVKADGYGHGAVHSARAALAGGATWLGVRSLPEALELRAAGLTAPILAWLLPPGTPLREGVLADVDLSVSSVGQLAELADEVRRIDRVARVHLKIDTGLHRNGAPPDVWPKLVEAAAQAQADGVLEIVGVWSHLACADELGDPSIDRQLQVFHDALATAELAGVAPRLRHIANSAATLTRPDTHFDLVRPGVAVYGLSPIAGETFGLRPAMTVRAPIALVKRVPAGEGVSYGHTYVTARETTLCLIPIGYADGVPRHASSSGPVWVNGRRFEIAGRVCMDQFVLDCDDALVTAGDEAILFGPGDDGEPTADDWAATVGTINYEIVTRFGRSGVPRRYRG, encoded by the coding sequence ATGTGGCAGGCGGAAGCGGTCGTCGATCTCGCGGCCATCCGGGCCAACGTCGAGCTGCTCAAGGCGAAGACGTCGGCCGAGGTGATGGCGGTCGTGAAGGCCGACGGCTACGGCCACGGCGCGGTGCACAGCGCGCGGGCCGCCCTCGCCGGCGGGGCCACCTGGCTGGGCGTACGCAGTCTGCCCGAGGCACTCGAACTCCGGGCGGCGGGGTTGACCGCGCCGATCCTGGCCTGGCTGCTGCCGCCGGGGACGCCACTGCGGGAGGGCGTACTGGCGGACGTGGATCTGAGCGTGTCCAGTGTCGGTCAGCTGGCTGAGCTGGCCGACGAGGTGCGCCGGATCGATCGGGTGGCCCGTGTCCACCTCAAGATCGACACGGGGCTCCATCGGAACGGCGCCCCACCTGACGTCTGGCCCAAGCTCGTCGAGGCCGCCGCGCAGGCGCAGGCGGACGGCGTACTGGAGATCGTCGGGGTGTGGAGCCATCTGGCCTGCGCCGATGAGCTGGGTGATCCGTCGATCGACCGGCAGCTCCAGGTCTTCCACGACGCGCTGGCGACCGCCGAACTCGCGGGCGTCGCGCCCCGGCTCCGGCACATCGCCAACTCGGCCGCCACGCTGACCCGCCCCGACACCCACTTCGACCTGGTCCGCCCGGGGGTCGCGGTCTACGGGCTGTCGCCCATCGCCGGCGAGACCTTCGGCCTGCGCCCCGCGATGACGGTCCGCGCGCCGATCGCGCTGGTCAAGCGGGTCCCGGCGGGCGAGGGCGTGTCGTACGGCCATACCTACGTCACGGCCCGCGAGACCACGCTCTGCCTCATTCCCATCGGGTACGCCGACGGCGTGCCCCGGCACGCGAGCAGTAGCGGGCCCGTATGGGTGAACGGACGGCGCTTCGAGATCGCCGGGCGGGTGTGCATGGACCAGTTCGTGCTGGACTGCGACGACGCCCTGGTCACCGCCGGGGACGAGGCGATCCTGTTCGGGCCGGGCGACGACGGCGAGCCGACGGCCGACGACTGGGCCGCCACCGTGGGCACGATCAACTACGAGATCGTGACCCGGTTCGGGCGGTCCGGCGTACCGCGTAGGTATCGGGGCTGA
- a CDS encoding alpha/beta fold hydrolase, producing MARWGIVGALAGVAAAGVAAGVAAERALVGRTRKNSEDPYADEPFGPLPYDEAMTVTTADGVELYVEIVEPADGVTVDLGGDSEPEATLIFVHGFCLDMGTFHMQRRYLDPGDYRMVFYDQPGHGRSGRLEDGEYELPALGEALRDVIQQTTPTGPIVLIGHSMGGMTIMACAELFPELFADRVAGVALISTSGGKSESGKLGGIPEMIAGAGPVLGVVSGATRYSGRMIDRARHASSDLAWLLTRRYGFGAKRPSPALVSYVEQMNSGTPMDTVTRYLRTLYSHARYPALAAIRDKPVLVICGEKDPILPVTHSEEIVRHLPDAELVVVPDSGHVVLLEHADEVNAALQGFLDKVIG from the coding sequence ATGGCGCGATGGGGCATCGTCGGAGCGTTGGCGGGGGTGGCGGCGGCCGGTGTGGCCGCTGGAGTGGCGGCGGAGCGTGCCTTGGTGGGCCGAACACGGAAGAACTCCGAAGACCCGTACGCCGATGAGCCGTTCGGTCCGCTGCCGTACGACGAGGCGATGACCGTGACGACGGCGGACGGGGTGGAACTGTACGTCGAGATCGTCGAGCCGGCCGACGGCGTGACGGTGGACCTCGGCGGCGACAGCGAGCCGGAGGCGACGCTGATCTTCGTCCACGGCTTCTGCCTGGACATGGGCACCTTCCACATGCAGCGCCGCTACCTCGATCCTGGCGACTATCGGATGGTCTTCTACGACCAGCCCGGACACGGCCGGTCCGGCCGCCTGGAGGACGGGGAGTACGAGCTGCCCGCCCTCGGCGAGGCGCTCCGCGACGTCATCCAGCAGACCACGCCGACCGGCCCCATTGTCCTCATCGGACATTCGATGGGCGGCATGACGATCATGGCCTGTGCCGAGCTGTTCCCGGAACTGTTCGCCGACCGGGTCGCCGGAGTCGCCCTCATCTCCACCAGCGGCGGCAAGTCCGAGAGCGGCAAGCTGGGCGGCATCCCGGAGATGATCGCCGGAGCCGGGCCGGTGCTCGGGGTGGTCTCGGGCGCGACCAGATACAGCGGGCGCATGATCGACCGCGCCCGCCATGCCTCCAGCGACCTCGCGTGGCTGCTCACCCGGCGGTACGGATTCGGCGCGAAGCGGCCCAGCCCGGCCCTTGTCTCCTATGTGGAGCAGATGAACTCCGGCACGCCGATGGACACGGTCACCCGCTACCTGCGTACGCTCTACAGCCACGCGCGCTACCCGGCGCTGGCCGCCATCCGGGACAAGCCGGTGCTGGTGATCTGTGGCGAGAAGGATCCGATCCTGCCGGTGACGCACTCGGAGGAGATCGTCCGGCACCTGCCCGACGCCGAGCTGGTCGTCGTGCCCGACTCGGGCCACGTCGTTCTGTTGGAGCACGCCGACGAGGTGAACGCGGCGTTGCAGGGCTTCCTCGATAAGGTGATCGGGTGA
- the tsaE gene encoding tRNA (adenosine(37)-N6)-threonylcarbamoyltransferase complex ATPase subunit type 1 TsaE: MSSVTSPIKLRKVEDTHAYGAELARLLHAGDLVILTGPLGAGKTALAQGIGAGLRVIGDVTSPTFVIARVHRPDVHAGGTVPMVHVDAYRLGMVRDPRAEVDDLDLDADIDDSVTLVEWGEGMVEQLAEAYLEVRITRHDDDTREVELIGHDGDWAARLSS; the protein is encoded by the coding sequence GTGAGTTCGGTGACATCGCCCATCAAGCTGCGGAAGGTTGAGGACACGCACGCGTACGGCGCGGAGTTGGCCCGCCTGCTGCACGCCGGCGACCTCGTGATCCTGACCGGCCCGCTCGGCGCGGGCAAGACCGCCCTGGCCCAAGGCATCGGTGCGGGACTGCGCGTCATCGGCGACGTGACCTCGCCGACCTTCGTCATCGCCCGGGTCCATCGCCCGGACGTGCACGCGGGCGGGACGGTGCCGATGGTCCACGTCGACGCGTACCGGCTGGGGATGGTCCGCGATCCGCGCGCCGAAGTGGACGACCTCGACCTCGACGCCGACATCGACGACTCGGTGACCCTCGTCGAGTGGGGCGAGGGCATGGTCGAGCAGCTGGCCGAGGCGTACCTCGAGGTGCGGATCACCCGGCACGACGACGACACCCGCGAGGTCGAGCTGATCGGCCACGACGGCGACTGGGCCGCTCGCCTCAGCTCCTAG
- the tsaD gene encoding tRNA (adenosine(37)-N6)-threonylcarbamoyltransferase complex transferase subunit TsaD produces the protein MKSEPLVLGIETSCDETGVGIVRGHTLLGEALASSVDEHARFGGVVPEVASRAHLEAMIPTMERALDQAGVTLADVDAIAVTAGPGLAGALLVGVAAAKGYALAAEKPIYGVNHLAAHVAVDTLEHGPLPEPAIALLVSGGHSSLLMVNDLARGVTPLGATIDDAAGEAFDKVARLLGLPFPGGPWIDKAARDGDGVSITFPRGLTAAKDLATHRFDFSFSGLKTAVARWVEAREKSGEPVPVADVAASFQEAVCDVLTNKAIDACRANGVETLVIGGGVAANSRLRVLAEERAAPYGISVRVPRPKLCTDNGAMVAALGSHLVASGIAPSRLDLPADSAMPLTLVVA, from the coding sequence GTGAAGTCAGAGCCGCTGGTCCTGGGCATCGAGACGAGCTGCGACGAGACCGGCGTCGGCATCGTCCGGGGGCATACGCTGCTCGGCGAGGCGCTGGCGTCCAGTGTGGACGAACACGCGCGGTTCGGCGGGGTGGTGCCCGAGGTGGCCAGCCGCGCCCACCTGGAGGCGATGATCCCCACCATGGAACGGGCGCTGGACCAGGCCGGCGTGACCCTGGCCGACGTCGACGCGATCGCGGTGACCGCCGGGCCGGGCCTGGCCGGAGCACTCCTAGTCGGCGTCGCCGCCGCGAAGGGGTACGCGCTGGCCGCCGAGAAGCCGATCTACGGCGTGAACCACCTCGCCGCCCACGTCGCCGTGGACACCCTGGAACACGGGCCGCTGCCGGAGCCCGCGATCGCCCTGCTCGTCTCCGGCGGCCACTCGTCGCTGCTGATGGTCAACGACCTGGCGCGCGGGGTCACCCCGTTGGGCGCCACCATCGACGACGCCGCCGGTGAGGCCTTCGACAAGGTGGCCCGCCTGCTCGGGCTCCCGTTCCCCGGTGGACCGTGGATCGACAAGGCCGCCCGCGACGGCGACGGCGTGTCGATCACCTTCCCGCGTGGCCTGACGGCGGCGAAGGACCTTGCGACGCACCGCTTCGACTTCTCGTTCTCCGGACTCAAGACGGCCGTCGCCCGCTGGGTCGAAGCCCGGGAGAAGTCCGGCGAGCCGGTGCCGGTCGCCGACGTCGCGGCCTCGTTCCAGGAGGCCGTCTGCGACGTGCTGACGAACAAGGCGATCGACGCCTGCCGGGCCAACGGCGTGGAGACGCTGGTCATCGGAGGTGGCGTCGCGGCCAACTCGCGGCTTCGGGTGCTCGCCGAAGAACGGGCCGCCCCATACGGGATCTCGGTACGCGTACCGCGGCCGAAGTTGTGCACCGACAACGGCGCGATGGTCGCCGCCCTCGGCTCACACCTCGTGGCCTCGGGAATCGCGCCCAGCCGCCTCGACCTTCCAGCCGATTCCGCAATGCCGCTCACGTTGGTGGTCGCATGA
- the rimI gene encoding ribosomal protein S18-alanine N-acetyltransferase, translating to MTFVLGRLRWWQIADLLPIEADLFGAEAWTAGMFWNELANGHLYLAATEGGAVLGYAGLALSPPDEAWINNVAVRRDAQRRGIGRALVAALLDVASRAGVEQTLLEVAADNKPAQALYTDFGFETVGVRKGYYQPSNTDAWVMRRIEP from the coding sequence GTGACTTTCGTGTTGGGGCGGCTGCGCTGGTGGCAGATCGCCGACCTGCTGCCGATCGAGGCGGACCTCTTCGGAGCCGAGGCGTGGACGGCCGGCATGTTCTGGAACGAGCTTGCCAACGGCCACCTCTACCTGGCCGCCACCGAGGGCGGCGCGGTCCTGGGCTATGCAGGGCTGGCGTTGAGCCCACCGGACGAGGCTTGGATCAACAACGTCGCCGTCCGTCGCGACGCCCAGCGTCGCGGGATCGGCCGGGCCTTGGTCGCCGCGCTGCTCGACGTGGCGAGCCGAGCCGGGGTGGAGCAGACCCTGCTGGAGGTCGCCGCCGACAACAAGCCCGCGCAGGCGCTCTACACCGACTTCGGTTTCGAGACGGTGGGCGTCCGCAAGGGGTACTACCAGCCGAGCAACACCGACGCGTGGGTCATGCGCCGGATCGAACCGTGA
- the tsaB gene encoding tRNA (adenosine(37)-N6)-threonylcarbamoyltransferase complex dimerization subunit type 1 TsaB, translating into MLVLVVDTATPAITAAVAEVTPTDVVIRAERVTVDGKKHGELLAPQIDAALAESGVKPRELTAIVAGVGPGPFTGLRVGLMTAASIGEALGIPTYAVCSLDGLGATTSGTALVATDARRREVYWAAYSDGERIDGPHVAKPADVAQTVADHAVGEGARKYADQLGLAVSPEAPDYPSAEWLARLAAARVRENAPSERLTPLYLRRPDAVEPGAPKRVS; encoded by the coding sequence GTGCTTGTCCTCGTTGTCGACACCGCCACCCCCGCCATCACGGCCGCGGTGGCCGAAGTCACGCCCACGGACGTCGTTATTCGAGCCGAACGGGTGACAGTCGACGGCAAGAAGCACGGCGAACTCCTGGCCCCGCAGATCGACGCCGCCCTCGCCGAGTCCGGGGTCAAGCCCCGGGAGCTGACCGCGATCGTGGCCGGCGTCGGGCCCGGCCCGTTCACCGGGCTGCGGGTGGGTTTGATGACGGCGGCCTCCATCGGCGAGGCGCTCGGCATCCCGACGTACGCCGTGTGCAGCCTCGACGGGCTGGGTGCCACGACCTCCGGCACCGCCCTGGTCGCGACGGACGCCCGGCGGCGCGAGGTCTACTGGGCGGCGTACTCGGACGGGGAGCGCATCGACGGTCCCCACGTCGCCAAGCCCGCCGACGTCGCCCAGACGGTCGCCGACCACGCCGTCGGCGAAGGCGCCCGGAAGTATGCCGACCAGCTCGGCCTCGCCGTCAGCCCGGAGGCGCCGGACTATCCCTCGGCCGAGTGGCTGGCCCGGCTCGCCGCCGCGCGCGTCCGGGAGAACGCGCCGTCCGAGCGGCTTACCCCGCTCTACCTGCGCCGTCCGGACGCGGTCGAGCCGGGAGCCCCCAAGAGGGTGTCGTGA
- a CDS encoding ABC transporter ATP-binding protein — protein MRRPLRKPLPEPEPGRPDSRSPAHYLFWLWRKQWPTMAVGMSLGIIWMVAMALGPAAIGRAIDAPDFAGLLRWAGVFVLLSAITAWANIMRHRFAVYNWLRAAYRTIQLTVDSANRLGATLPKRIATGEVVSIGNSDVSHIGGALDIMLRGSGAVVAIVVVSIILLTTSFQLGLVVLIGVPLMMSAVALLIRPLHTRQAAYREQQGKLISRAGDIVAGLRVLRGVGGESVFAAGYRDQSQKLRTEGVRVGKVDALLEAAQVLLPGLFVALVTWLGARFALAGDIQVGQLFSFYGYAAFLLVPLRTIVELVDKVTRGLVAARRMVYLLQMQPEIEEPRALDRAMPPTSAVDLHDPESGVTIEAGRFAAIASAKPEDAVVVVDRLGRYADSSVTADGVPLEDMAKRAIREVILVGDNDARLFSGELRAELDPKAGGPRAATDDEIRAALTAASATDIVDALPTGLDSFVAERGREFSGGQQQRLRLARALLADPPMLLLVEPTSAVDAHTEARVAARIGPYRAGRGLRSTVVASTSPLVLDRADKVIYLEDGKVVAEGTHRELLRTEPRYRAVVTRGEDA, from the coding sequence GTGCGCCGCCCCTTACGCAAACCCCTCCCCGAACCTGAACCCGGCCGTCCCGACAGCCGGTCGCCGGCGCACTACCTGTTCTGGCTCTGGCGCAAGCAGTGGCCGACGATGGCCGTCGGGATGTCGCTCGGCATCATCTGGATGGTCGCGATGGCCCTCGGCCCGGCCGCCATCGGCCGCGCCATCGACGCCCCGGACTTCGCCGGCCTACTGCGGTGGGCCGGCGTTTTCGTGCTGCTCAGCGCCATCACCGCGTGGGCGAACATCATGCGGCACCGGTTCGCGGTCTACAACTGGCTGCGGGCCGCGTACCGGACGATCCAGCTGACCGTCGACTCGGCCAACCGCCTCGGCGCCACGCTGCCCAAGCGCATCGCCACCGGTGAGGTCGTCAGCATCGGAAACTCCGACGTCAGCCACATCGGCGGCGCGCTCGACATCATGCTGCGGGGCTCGGGCGCGGTCGTCGCGATCGTGGTGGTCTCGATCATCCTGCTGACGACGTCGTTCCAGCTGGGGCTGGTCGTGCTGATCGGCGTACCGCTGATGATGTCGGCGGTCGCGCTGCTGATCCGGCCGCTGCACACGCGGCAGGCGGCGTACCGGGAGCAGCAGGGCAAGCTGATCAGCCGGGCCGGGGACATCGTCGCGGGCCTGCGGGTGCTGCGGGGCGTCGGCGGCGAGTCCGTGTTCGCCGCCGGCTATCGGGACCAGTCGCAGAAACTGCGGACCGAGGGCGTCCGGGTGGGCAAGGTCGACGCGCTGCTCGAAGCCGCGCAGGTGCTGCTGCCCGGTCTGTTCGTCGCGCTGGTCACCTGGCTCGGGGCCCGGTTCGCGCTCGCCGGCGACATCCAGGTGGGCCAGCTGTTCAGCTTCTACGGGTACGCCGCGTTCCTGCTGGTGCCGCTGCGGACGATCGTCGAACTGGTCGACAAGGTCACCCGGGGGCTCGTGGCCGCCCGGCGCATGGTCTACCTCCTGCAGATGCAGCCGGAGATCGAGGAGCCCAGGGCGCTCGACCGGGCCATGCCGCCGACGAGCGCCGTCGACCTCCACGATCCGGAATCGGGCGTCACGATCGAGGCCGGCCGGTTCGCCGCGATCGCCAGCGCCAAACCCGAGGACGCCGTCGTCGTCGTGGACCGCCTCGGCCGCTACGCCGACAGCTCGGTCACTGCTGACGGCGTACCACTGGAGGACATGGCCAAGCGCGCGATCCGCGAGGTCATCCTCGTGGGTGACAACGACGCGCGATTGTTCAGCGGTGAGTTGCGCGCGGAACTGGACCCGAAGGCCGGCGGCCCGCGGGCGGCGACGGACGACGAGATTCGCGCGGCGCTGACGGCGGCGAGCGCGACCGACATCGTCGACGCGCTGCCCACGGGCCTGGACAGCTTCGTGGCCGAGCGCGGCCGGGAGTTCTCCGGCGGTCAGCAGCAGCGTCTGCGGCTGGCCCGCGCGCTGCTCGCCGACCCGCCGATGCTGCTGCTGGTGGAGCCGACCAGCGCGGTCGACGCGCACACCGAGGCGCGCGTCGCCGCCCGGATCGGGCCCTATCGCGCCGGGCGTGGCCTGCGCTCGACGGTGGTCGCGAGCACCAGCCCGCTGGTCCTCGACCGCGCCGACAAGGTGATCTACCTCGAGGACGGCAAGGTCGTCGCCGAGGGTACGCATCGTGAGCTGCTGCGGACCGAACCGCGCTATCGGGCCGTCGTGACCCGGGGAGAGGACGCCTGA